TGTAAGGTCTTTCCCTTGTTTGGCCTTCATAggtatttattataatagcCTTTTTACCAGCTCTTCTTCCATTTAGCATTATAACAACTTTTCCTGGCTTAAGTCTGTAAAAGGTAAACgcatataattatagtttataatatcagtattataaaaaaaaataataataacaaaatagcAGCCATTCTACAACGAAGGTATCAATAGTAACTATCTTTTGCATATCAATTATGAATAATCCCATTCATGTTCCacgcaaaaaaaaaaaaaaaaaaaacttataaaaattcaagCATAAtccattatatattatatacattttatatgataattacaacataaaaataaatgtaatatGAATAACTTACAATTTTCCCATTTTGACGAATTGTTTTATAGGATAATAATTGgtttctttcttttttaaagatacttgaaaaagtaaaatgTAATTAGCAAAGGCTTggttccttttttatttacaaattttttttatattaaaaaaattaaaaattaatgttCTTtcgtttttaaattatgaaataaaaatttgaaaatatatttcatatatagttttcaaaaaaataagtgaAATGCAGTAAATAATTcggatatatatatggaactgcttttttatatatattcacgaaaataaataggcgtataaaaatggtcaaattatgcataataagcatatttatatataatacatataataaatatatagaaaaatatatatagaaatatgtatataatattatacatgTTTACATATATGCTTAATAGGCAAtgtttatttgtatttttttttacggGAATATTATTTGCGATAGAGTTGAGGGGATAATCAAAATTACAAAGAGGgcaatatcaaaaaaaaaaaacaacaaaaatataataatattattaataaaaaaattcataaaatatataaggtTATTtctcatatataatagttaactatttatatgcttaattaatataataaaatttttataaaaatttatatttgaaataattatttatttccattaacacaataaaaataaaatagccTATTGAAAAGTTAAGGCCTTTAAAAATgggtataaaatattttattagtatgcattatttatatcataatgATATTATGGCTGTATACAACATATTTAGTAACATAGTACATAAGATTATTTTCCGAGGAATAAATACTTATTAgctaattaaatatatgaaattatataatgattATTTGGGCATTCTcaaaaagttaaaaataagGTTTTTTAagtgtaaaaatatgtgctatatatatatacaattaattatgcatatagaaaaaatataatgcttaaaaatgtattttttaaatgcacATTTCACTTATATTTTAGTTCTTtactaaaataataataaatgaaatgtaaataataaacattcccctatatgtattttccactaagaaaaaaatatgtataatagaaaagaggaagacaaaaaatatattataaacataaaataaaaaaaagttacaTCCTTTTTGCAAACTTTATAAATAGAAAacaatatttctttatccATAAAATGGTgttaaacaaaaacaaaattattaattattaatcatttaataaaatagctattttttcttcccCTCAAATGTCGTTGATATACTGAAAGTGCTTCATCATATCATCAACTGGTTTTCCATTTGAGTCTAACAAAAACAATTCGAAACAACCATCACATACATATGATGGATTTTCTTTGAATAAATAACTAtctataataattttttgtgctatatttttgtggcaacatatacaatattttgttGCAATATTCGGTTTAAAAGTTCGAATTGGATATTGAGAAATATCTTTATCTCTAAACTTATTATATTGTCTTACATTACTAAAAACAATTCTATGTTCACAATTCCCTTGATGTAAAAAacaacattttttgtataaaggaatttttatatctttaagAACTGCTTTATCTtggtatattttataaggGTGTTTAAGAAAATCATCTAAGTTACTATTACTACTAGATGAAGCAGTGGAtgaagatatattttttcgatttttataaaaattaattatagaTGTTGAATAATCCAATGCATCTTTATCTCTTACATCTGGATATAGAATACCATCAATGTAATATACAGATCCTGAAAATTTTGGCATACCATAATTTGAAGTATCAAAGCAGAAAAAAACATCTGTTAAATTCGCTAGTGTCTGTgttgataatatttcaaattcGGCTATTTTTATACCTCGAATTGGATGATAAAAAGAGActgaaattataaaaatgtcaCTAGATGAAAGACATTTCAATtgttttgtatttaaaacTAGAAATGGTTCTTGTGCGTAAAATGTGTCAATAgtattttgatttatatacaacgattttaatatagtattattaaaatcgCATACCAATTTAAATGTTTTTGacattgtttttttttttaattttgatataatCTGATATTTACTAAATGTATTTTCTTCTATTTTTGGTAGCCAATCTAAATAGCATTTTGTCCTGTTCAatacttttctttttttagaattatttgctactttttttaatacatttaaatcaattttatgttgccaattattacaattataatatactaCGTGATTAATAATCTCACTAACATTTGGAGTACGCACACCTGATAATAatacttttattaaatatttgtaaaactttgtttttattttatcattattttcacaattttGAACATTGACTAGTGGATCTTCTTCGTTTTCCTCTTTCTTTTCTTCCTTCTCTTCCTCACAACAATTTTCCGCTTCTTTGGAATGATACCCCATTTTGAGcctttgttttatttttttgcattcTTCTTCAAACTCTTTTATGTCAACAATTTTAGGTGTAAATGCTTTTGGAGTTGTGTGGTATATCCATTCCATTTTCAGTTCCtcttttatatgaatattatcaaacttttcaaaaagatgaacatttttttttatttcatttttatttgttactACTGTATCGATAGAATCAATTACAGAAAATGCTGATTCTTTGTTAGTAAAATCATCGAATTCgtcatcattttctttattttcatttggaaaattattactACTACTATGAGTATTACTGTTGCTTATGATTCCTATACTGTCCGTTtggttattattattatcttcattttttccaacaatatttttgagATATTTCATAAACAGTTTCTCATTTTCACTTTCACTTTCATTTTcgttttcatttattacaCTTTCGAGGTCAtcaatttgttttttattttttgtttcgtttttttcattatcccTCTCTTTACCATTCCCTTCCCCATTCTTTAacttataaaaatcatattCATTTGTCTCAAACAAAAGATTTATAGGGAAATGCGGAATTGGCAAATTAAATGaactatattttctttcatccataaaaaatatgaacaaattaCAGATACAAAAAGAAAGTATACTATTTAGCTAGTTACCACTATCGCTCAAGAAATGTATAGAGGGGAAAGGTGTGGTAAATAAATACccaattttgaaaaaaatatataaataaaatgggagaaaaaaaaaaaaaaattaataaatggcaatattaaaaaaagcgGAACCAATACAAAAAATCGTATATAATAACGAGCAAATCATTTAGTTTTGTTTTCGTTTTTTCggctttttctttttataataaaaagaatgcTTATATGCACCACAaacttttgtttttctcAAAAAggtataagaaaaaataataaaattaaaaaaattaatttccTCTAAATTGTACTAATATACACAATTTCAAGCCCACAATTATATCCATAGATACACAAATTGGCCTTCAAAATGTGGGATGGAACTTTCTTAGGACAATTCGGCTGTGTGATTATTTATGTGTAAAgctttaaaatattcaaactgatttattattcatatacatatatatttcgaTTAAATACTTAGTttgaaaaacataaaaaatgaaaataaaaagcggaataaataaaatgtgatATTGATACCTACGATTTAATTAGCTTCATAAATGATATACATTCTAAGGGAagaattttaatttttgtattatacCATTATGAAAGAATAAAAACGAGAACAATGGAATATTGAAGCAAACAcatatttagaaaaatgaacttgaaatttcattttatttttttaatagtatactatacttataatattagtgatgcctttaaaataaaaccaaTACAAAAAACTCCATTTCGTTATGAAAGAATAAAACCACTGAGAAAAGTCACAAGAGTTTACAACAATGTAATGAaacaagaaaaatatatatgcattatgttgtaacttatttatatgtgaAACTTTCAAGAGTCtttcttattttatgataatataaagaacagaaaaaatgtttacaaaatatttgattattattaaaccatttttcatatatgttccccttatttatttcattttatagGAAGAAAAGGTTTATAGCGGCCTAAAAGAGCTAGATATTATAAAGAAGTGGCAAAACAATTATCACCTTCGTATTGTTTTGGATTCATACTTTTCTGATCATTTACAAAAAGctgttttaaatattaaagaaaaaattagtCAATACCCAcagtttattatttctggACCAAttccaaaaaaaacgatAAGAAAACGGTAAACAAAAATGGGCATGCTATTACTATCTCAGTTACTATTTCATCTATTTATCCAGTTTAGTATGTTACTAATTTGAGAAAATCTTCTTTTCCATTTTGTTTATGCAGATTTACTTTCTTAAGATCACCTCATGTTGACAAGGACAGCAGAGAAcaatttgaaataaaacagTATGGCTGCAAATtagacatttttttaaattcttcAATtagtttaaaaaacaatCAATGTAAGTAACAAACATAATATGATCATACTTGTGTGCAAGTTTCCTTTGAATAAGAACAAGACATCACAACttatttatgcataattaaatatatacatccttacttttttatgtttccTTTTTTGAATAGTcactaattttttatcagtAAAGCTGCCTCGTTTTGTTGGATTTGAGTACTACTttgaagaaaattataagggcttaaaaaaagaggaccttaaaaatttaaaaaaaaaaaaatacgttagtaaatattatactaATGTATTAAATGctaaggaaaaaaaaaagtatgtggatttattattagaaaattctaaatatatgaatgtaAGACTACCaagaaatttttttgaCTTATACAAATACCCTTTAGAGATACTACAACATTATTACAAAAAGTAAGTATATCATTTTATAGCTATTTgtttaacatattttgtgtgcaaataaaattgtgtatactatttttaattagtgtgcttatattttttgtccttttctttcattcgcttttttattattttttataggactatggaaaaaaaaaaatggtacCACGAAAATGAAGAgctaatgaaaaaaattgagtCTCTTTCTTTTGATTAGCTAAGTATatccaaaataaaaatggaaacaaTAAACACGTTTGATCATATCTTATCATGATATTTTGCTGACTAAATGGAATAATTAATTTGggtttttcattttttacaacatcagcaaataaaaataacaaaaataaatatccaaatagttataaaaaattcgaaaaaaaaataatgaatcaCTATACTACCACTGAATTCTTTAACATGTACATAATTTCACACAAAGGTGTAATTACgattttacaaataaacCAAAACCTGtatgcaaatatttttcatatgctATTCTACAAACAGgaattgtaaaataaaattttttttaaattatttaaaaaacaaataaataatgtattaATAGAACAATGATGATACACACGACATATGAATTGAACCATTCTGATAATACTAGATCAATAACATGAgcttataaaataatcgtattttttcataccttttattttttttttttttcacattttttctatattaaattttacttaatatagtttattttttttacaatgtTTATCCAGTTTTAATaatgtgtatatttaataaattccaataaatttcaaaagttatattttttttgttcttttctttgtatattatttttttcttccaaATAATAgccattatttatttatctttgtcaaaaaaagatgaaagATGAAATAAGAACTagctataatttttcagttaaaaatgtaaatttttttaaaaatgcattAGCTTTATTGAATGTTGacgataataaaaatagtatgaaATCCAAAAAAtctacaaataataatgtagaATTGGAcaactatattttatttaatttattttatgaggGTCTAATGCTTAGAAGTTTATCTAAGTGCAAgcaaatatattgttttttatttatagatTCAAATTGTTTTGCTagttataacatttttgaaAACGAAGAAATTGGAACgaaacttaaaaaaaatgaaaataataatgtaaaaaaaaaacgaccaaatatatataataatgcaaaatattatgatgaaaatgaatcAATAAGTATTAATTCCGatgatttatttacaaCACATGTTATAgacaatgaaaataaagaagtaattaaattaaaatcgGTATCACCATTTAAAGTCCAATATACTGAGAATgagaaaaatgaatattatattagaaaaaaaatatatcaaatggataatacaataaaaaattctgTTGAATTTCTTGTGTCtccatataaattattaagcGCAttagaatttttaaatccggttatattaaatattaaatttgatTACATAGACagaaaattaattttacatTTAACTGATGAAGATGGTGATACATCAGAAACTTTTATAAGTATAATTGtagattattattatcaaatatgtaaattagaaaagcatacatttttaaataatgattataCTTACTTTATTTTGCAATCAAccattttttcattctatctagaatatttaattagACACAGCGATGACCATATTACTTTTCATATAAGCCCTTATGTGGATGATAAAACGTCAATTCtcaaaattgtaaatatttaacatTACATGAGCACTTGCTTTGTTAAAATAAAGCTTACATAGTAGACGCAGAGagctttatttataatattaaaatcgATGCCCATTTAACACTCCTCGAATTTATTTAACTATATCtgcatacatatgcatTAACCTTTTTTATAGGAAACgaagaataaaaattatcaaaggTCAGTTAACTTAATGCCAAAAGAAAATTTCGAAGATTTTAAAATCATAGCAGAACAAAAGTAATATTTCCTACATACGTATATATTAAGAAGCATATAATGtaattttacatttttcaagtggtttttaactttttcgTTCTCTATTcattgtcttttttttcagattTAGTTATAGAGTGCGAGATTTGTCGAAAATTCCACAAGCCCTaagtaattatatatgcatttgtgttataatatatagcgTGCTCAATGCCGAATTGAATATACCTTTTTTTCACaacatttgtatatatattatatcgattctcttattaattttttatcagaTATAAGTTCTTATATTAGATTGGACATTCAAGAGAATGGGGTGCTGCGTCTTCAGTTTACTTtaaagtaaataaaaatgtatataaacataCACATGCCTATGTATCATTACTTAATATCTAAATTTcaaaactttttatatgcctattttttattgttacaTTTGCAAAATTTATGTAAGCATGGCTAGTTCGTGTGCACAATGGATATATGAAGGAACTGCTTTTGccactattttattttttatttatcg
This region of Plasmodium chabaudi chabaudi strain AS genome assembly, chromosome: 13 genomic DNA includes:
- a CDS encoding snRNA-activating protein complex subunit 3, putative → MDERKYSSFNLPIPHFPINLLFETNEYDFYKLKNGEGNGKERDNEKNETKNKKQIDDLESVINENENESESENEKLFMKYLKNIVGKNEDNNNNQTDSIGIISNSNTHSSSNNFPNENKENDDEFDDFTNKESAFSVIDSIDTVVTNKNEIKKNVHLFEKFDNIHIKEELKMEWIYHTTPKAFTPKIVDIKEFEEECKKIKQRLKMGYHSKEAENCCEEEKEEKKEENEEDPLVNVQNCENNDKIKTKFYKYLIKVLLSGVRTPNVSEIINHVVYYNCNNWQHKIDLNVLKKVANNSKKRKVLNRTKCYLDWLPKIEENTFSKYQIISKLKKKTMSKTFKLVCDFNNTILKSLYINQNTIDTFYAQEPFLVLNTKQLKCLSSSDIFIISVSFYHPIRGIKIAEFEILSTQTLANLTDVFFCFDTSNYGMPKFSGSVYYIDGILYPDVRDKDALDYSTSIINFYKNRKNISSSTASSSSNSNLDDFLKHPYKIYQDKAVLKDIKIPLYKKCCFLHQGNCEHRIVFSNVRQYNKFRDKDISQYPIRTFKPNIATKYCICCHKNIAQKIIIDSYLFKENPSYVCDGCFELFLLDSNGKPVDDMMKHFQYINDI
- a CDS encoding apicoplast ribosomal protein S10 precursor, putative, with product MNLKFHFIFLIVYYTYNISDAFKIKPIQKTPFRYERIKPLRKVTRVYNNEEKVYSGLKELDIIKKWQNNYHLRIVLDSYFSDHLQKAVLNIKEKISQYPQFIISGPIPKKTIRKRFTFLRSPHVDKDSREQFEIKQYGCKLDIFLNSSISLKNNQFTNFLSVKLPRFVGFEYYFEENYKGLKKEDLKNLKKKKYVSKYYTNVLNAKEKKKYVDLLLENSKYMNVRLPRNFFDLYKYPLEILQHYYKKTMEKKKWYHENEELMKKIESLSFD